The Lentzea guizhouensis genome contains a region encoding:
- a CDS encoding cation:proton antiporter, with amino-acid sequence MALVLAFGVVLLISVSLSGLAARTILSTALMFLVAGALIGQGGLGLVDIPSNSAFVTVLADLALFTVLFTDGQRAGLPDLKQGWRLSGRALGLAMPLTMVGIAVPTHFLTGLDWTTSFLIGAILSPTDPVFASAIVGRTDVPARLRRLLNVESGLNDGLALPFVLIFLATAANRDTDFVTIGIELAAGLALGVVIPAVVVLAWRLRIFTAEPRLQALGPLAIAVMLYATCHLTHANPYLAAFAAGSTIATLDRVAAEHFEHFGDLLSEITKFAALLVLGALITPERISHLSVGDWAVAVIAILLVRPAAMMLSLLRTPLPARERSVAAWFGPKGFASVVYGLLVLQAGIPAGEHVFDLVAITIALSIVLHSSTDVPVAKALSVEPPDGLPTGQPDRPEREQT; translated from the coding sequence ATGGCGCTGGTTCTGGCATTCGGTGTGGTCCTGCTGATCAGCGTCTCGCTGTCCGGCCTCGCCGCCCGCACGATCCTGTCGACCGCACTGATGTTCCTCGTCGCCGGCGCGCTGATCGGCCAAGGCGGTCTCGGGCTCGTCGACATCCCGTCCAACAGCGCGTTCGTGACAGTTCTGGCGGATCTCGCGTTGTTCACCGTGCTCTTCACGGACGGCCAGCGGGCCGGTCTGCCGGATCTGAAGCAGGGCTGGCGGCTGTCCGGGCGGGCACTGGGCCTGGCCATGCCGCTGACCATGGTCGGCATCGCCGTCCCCACGCACTTCCTCACCGGCCTGGACTGGACGACCTCGTTCCTGATCGGCGCGATCCTCTCGCCGACCGATCCCGTGTTCGCCTCCGCCATCGTGGGCCGCACCGACGTGCCCGCGCGGCTGCGGCGGCTCCTCAACGTCGAGTCCGGCCTCAACGACGGTCTCGCGCTGCCGTTCGTGCTGATCTTCCTGGCCACGGCGGCGAACAGGGACACCGACTTCGTCACGATCGGCATCGAGCTGGCCGCCGGACTCGCACTGGGCGTCGTCATCCCCGCGGTCGTGGTGCTGGCGTGGCGGTTGCGGATCTTCACCGCCGAACCGCGGCTGCAGGCGCTCGGCCCGTTGGCGATCGCGGTGATGCTGTACGCGACGTGTCACCTCACGCACGCCAACCCCTACCTCGCCGCGTTCGCGGCGGGATCGACCATCGCGACTCTGGACCGTGTTGCGGCAGAACACTTCGAGCACTTCGGCGACCTGCTGTCCGAGATCACCAAGTTCGCCGCACTGCTCGTCCTCGGCGCGCTGATCACGCCAGAGCGCATCTCGCACCTGAGCGTGGGGGACTGGGCGGTCGCGGTCATCGCGATCCTGCTCGTGCGGCCGGCGGCGATGATGCTGTCGTTGCTGCGCACGCCACTGCCCGCCCGCGAACGGTCGGTCGCCGCGTGGTTCGGCCCGAAGGGCTTCGCCTCCGTCGTCTACGGGCTCCTCGTGCTGCAGGCCGGAATCCCGGCCGGCGAGCACGTGTTCGACCTGGTCGCCATCACCATCGCGTTGTCGATCGTGCTGCACTCCTCGACCGACGTCCCCGTGGCCAAGGCGCTGAGCGTCGAGCCTCCCGACGGGTTGCCCACCGGCCAGCCTGATCGGCCTGAGCGGGAGCAGACTTGA
- a CDS encoding DUF202 domain-containing protein has translation MNRNAGLQPERTDLAWHRTALAAAACSLLFVGAAARQGWGLATLPAVCTATLSAVLVLLGRRGQLAARPRVLLLLAGLASGACVSAIPLVAADGS, from the coding sequence GTGAACCGCAACGCCGGTCTGCAACCGGAACGCACGGACCTGGCCTGGCATCGCACCGCGCTGGCCGCTGCCGCGTGCTCGCTGCTCTTCGTGGGTGCGGCGGCGCGACAGGGCTGGGGTCTGGCCACGCTGCCCGCCGTGTGCACTGCCACTCTGTCAGCGGTGCTGGTGCTACTCGGCCGCCGCGGACAGCTCGCCGCCCGTCCCCGAGTCCTGCTCCTGCTGGCCGGCCTGGCCAGCGGTGCGTGCGTGTCCGCGATCCCTCTCGTCGCCGCCGACGGAAGCTGA
- a CDS encoding ABC transporter ATP-binding protein, with protein sequence MASVIDARGLTKRYADVTAVDDLDLCVTAGEIYGLLGLNGAGKTTAIRMLLGMVRPTSGTVDVLGARVRPGARAAWSRVGYLVETPAAYPELTVRENLEVAARLRALRGRHHVDEVIERLRLTTYAGRSARTLSLGNAQRLGLAKALLHKPELLVLDEPANGLDPAGVAEIRDLLRRLSQEHGVTVVLSSHILTEVARLATRIGIIHRGRLVRELDAGDVAAHVQQRLSVSARDRQAAELALTAAGYSPVRSNVEDLVLADARAVRQPDEVATVLVTAGCPPTRLVVEQDDLETFFLRVVES encoded by the coding sequence ATGGCGTCGGTGATCGACGCGCGTGGACTGACCAAACGCTACGCCGATGTCACGGCGGTGGACGATCTCGACCTGTGCGTCACCGCGGGGGAGATCTACGGGTTGCTCGGGCTCAACGGTGCGGGCAAGACCACGGCGATCCGGATGCTGCTCGGCATGGTCCGGCCGACGAGCGGGACTGTCGACGTGCTGGGTGCGCGGGTTCGGCCTGGTGCGCGGGCCGCGTGGTCGCGGGTGGGCTACCTGGTCGAGACACCCGCCGCCTACCCGGAGCTCACGGTGCGGGAGAACCTGGAGGTGGCGGCCCGCCTGCGTGCCCTGCGCGGACGCCACCACGTCGACGAGGTCATCGAACGGCTGAGGCTGACCACGTACGCCGGCCGGAGCGCACGGACGTTGTCGCTGGGCAACGCGCAACGCCTTGGCCTGGCCAAGGCGTTGCTGCACAAGCCGGAGCTGCTCGTCCTCGACGAGCCCGCGAACGGGCTGGACCCCGCTGGTGTCGCGGAGATCCGTGACCTGCTGCGCAGGCTGAGCCAGGAGCACGGGGTGACGGTGGTGTTGTCCAGCCACATTCTCACCGAGGTCGCGCGGCTCGCCACCCGCATCGGGATCATCCACCGAGGACGGCTCGTCCGGGAGCTCGACGCCGGCGACGTCGCCGCACACGTGCAGCAGCGCCTGAGCGTGTCGGCACGTGACCGCCAGGCGGCCGAGCTCGCGTTGACCGCCGCGGGTTACAGCCCTGTCAGATCGAACGTCGAGGATCTCGTCCTGGCTGACGCTCGCGCGGTGCGGCAACCAGATGAGGTCGCCACGGTCCTCGTCACCGCCGGCTGCCCACCGACCCGGCTGGTCGTCGAGCAGGACGATCTGGAGACGTTCTTCCTGCGGGTGGTGGAGTCGTGA
- a CDS encoding TetR/AcrR family transcriptional regulator: MRSVSDLTARARIRDAALARFGTDGVAGTSVRAVAADAGVSPALVVHHFGSKEGLRQACDDYVLASIRDGGEAATEALGEILQAATPVRRYLARALLDDTPAAGALFAEIVERTEEWLAGGEEDGWVRASADARARAVTYVSWLLAPLVLGDQVGRLLGGDPAETATAVRGARAGLEMLTHGLFADDRWLTAFTDLDKSTKP, encoded by the coding sequence ATGCGTTCAGTATCTGACCTGACGGCGCGGGCGCGCATCCGCGACGCGGCACTGGCCCGGTTCGGCACCGACGGCGTCGCCGGAACCTCGGTGCGCGCGGTGGCCGCGGATGCCGGGGTCTCTCCCGCGCTGGTCGTGCACCACTTCGGCTCCAAGGAAGGACTCCGCCAGGCCTGCGACGACTACGTCCTCGCATCGATCCGCGACGGCGGCGAAGCCGCCACCGAGGCCCTGGGCGAGATCCTGCAGGCAGCGACACCGGTCCGGCGATACCTGGCAAGGGCGTTGCTAGACGACACGCCCGCGGCCGGCGCGTTGTTCGCCGAGATCGTCGAACGCACCGAGGAGTGGCTCGCGGGTGGCGAAGAGGACGGCTGGGTGCGCGCTTCAGCGGACGCCAGGGCCCGAGCCGTCACCTACGTGTCGTGGCTGCTGGCGCCGCTGGTGCTCGGTGACCAGGTGGGTCGTCTGCTGGGCGGTGATCCGGCCGAGACCGCGACCGCGGTGCGCGGAGCCCGTGCAGGTCTGGAGATGCTGACCCACGGTCTGTTCGCCGACGACCGCTGGCTCACGGCGTTCACCGACCTCGACAAGAGCACGAAGCCATGA
- a CDS encoding sensor histidine kinase: MTVRGRLQLSLRWRVAAAFGLGSFLLSSVLAMATWNLSSGYLLRQREQSAERQAEVNAKVISEELRRGGEGLDKLLTGLTTGPDSTILLYRPDELRSSGRQIDPSTLPPRLLELTRNGVPARQRLVVDGIPVIAVTLPITADVHYLELSPTLQLDRTFRFLSAVLIAGTVVSGLLGVALGAWAARRALRPLTELTAVAHRIAGGDLRSRMPERADPDLAPLARTFNTTADELEQRALRDARFASDVSHELRSPLTTMLNAAEILRRRRAEILGTAGRATDLLTSEVDRFARMVVDLLEISRSDQQTDERALEPVDLGGLVHHVLATRSDVIVPEVEVNSSAPLVIADRRRLDRVVNNLLDNAERHAGGAIRVAVLRNDRKVRLEIDDRGPGVPAELRERIFERFARGTRAGSRGTDSGSGLGLALVAEHVRRHGGRAWVQDRPGGGARFVVEIPEATT, from the coding sequence GTGACCGTCCGCGGACGCTTGCAGCTTTCCTTGCGCTGGCGGGTCGCAGCCGCGTTCGGTCTCGGCTCGTTCCTGCTGTCCAGCGTGCTGGCGATGGCGACGTGGAACCTGTCCTCAGGCTATCTCCTGCGGCAACGGGAACAGAGCGCCGAGCGGCAGGCCGAGGTCAACGCCAAGGTGATCAGCGAGGAGTTGCGCCGCGGCGGTGAGGGCCTGGACAAGCTGCTCACCGGCCTCACGACAGGTCCGGACTCCACGATCTTGCTGTACCGCCCGGACGAGCTGCGCTCCAGCGGCCGCCAGATCGACCCTTCCACCCTCCCGCCGCGGCTGCTCGAGCTCACTCGTAACGGTGTCCCCGCGAGGCAGCGCCTTGTGGTCGACGGCATCCCGGTCATCGCTGTCACGCTGCCGATCACCGCCGACGTCCACTACCTCGAGCTGTCCCCCACTCTGCAGCTCGACCGCACGTTCCGGTTCCTCAGCGCCGTGCTCATCGCCGGCACCGTGGTCAGCGGACTGCTCGGTGTCGCACTAGGAGCGTGGGCCGCCAGACGGGCGCTGCGGCCACTGACCGAGCTCACCGCGGTGGCCCACCGCATCGCGGGAGGTGATCTCCGGTCGCGCATGCCAGAACGCGCGGACCCGGATCTCGCCCCGCTGGCACGGACGTTCAACACCACAGCCGACGAGCTCGAACAACGGGCTCTGCGCGACGCCAGGTTCGCGAGCGACGTCAGCCATGAACTGCGCTCTCCGCTGACCACGATGTTGAACGCCGCCGAGATACTGCGCCGCCGACGTGCGGAGATTCTCGGCACGGCGGGACGGGCGACCGACCTGCTCACGTCCGAAGTGGACAGGTTTGCGCGCATGGTCGTCGACCTGCTGGAGATCTCCCGATCAGACCAGCAGACCGACGAGCGCGCGCTGGAGCCAGTCGATCTCGGCGGACTCGTCCACCACGTGCTCGCCACGCGGTCCGATGTGATCGTTCCGGAGGTCGAGGTGAATTCCTCCGCGCCGCTGGTGATCGCCGATCGGCGTCGTCTCGACCGGGTGGTCAACAACCTGCTCGACAACGCCGAGCGCCACGCAGGCGGCGCGATTCGCGTGGCAGTCCTTCGCAACGACCGAAAGGTCCGCCTCGAGATCGACGACCGCGGTCCCGGTGTCCCGGCCGAGCTGCGTGAACGGATCTTCGAGCGGTTCGCACGCGGCACTCGGGCCGGCAGCAGGGGCACCGACTCCGGCAGCGGGCTGGGCCTTGCTCTCGTCGCGGAACACGTCCGTCGACACGGCGGTCGCGCATGGGTTCAGGACCGGCCCGGTGGCGGGGCGCGGTTCGTCGTCGAAATCCCGGAGGCCACCACATGA
- a CDS encoding DUF6653 family protein — translation MSRFASWRGSAMDVADRIAKTFGMTDEAWQRHANPWSVWTRFAAIPLMLLAIWSRTWIGWWSLVPISAVAAWLFINPRAFPPVREPRNWAARGIYGERAWVQNRDLVPPDHRKVLRLLVALGVIGFGMILWGLVALEVWPTVFGVTVVVVAQLWRIDRFGWLWERHQAHRS, via the coding sequence GTGTCGCGGTTCGCGAGCTGGAGAGGATCCGCAATGGACGTTGCTGACCGCATCGCGAAGACCTTCGGCATGACGGATGAAGCGTGGCAGCGGCACGCCAACCCGTGGAGCGTCTGGACGCGGTTCGCCGCGATTCCCCTGATGCTTCTGGCGATCTGGAGCCGCACGTGGATCGGCTGGTGGAGTCTCGTGCCGATAAGCGCTGTGGCCGCCTGGTTGTTCATCAATCCCAGGGCGTTTCCGCCGGTGCGTGAGCCACGCAACTGGGCGGCACGCGGCATCTACGGCGAACGTGCCTGGGTCCAGAACCGCGATCTGGTGCCACCGGACCACCGGAAGGTGCTGCGGCTGCTGGTCGCTCTCGGGGTCATCGGGTTCGGCATGATCCTCTGGGGGCTGGTCGCCCTGGAGGTGTGGCCGACGGTCTTCGGCGTGACAGTGGTCGTTGTGGCCCAGCTCTGGCGAATCGACCGCTTCGGCTGGCTGTGGGAACGCCATCAGGCTCACCGGTCTTGA
- a CDS encoding SAM-dependent methyltransferase: MDTAVAGTAIGPMVIAAVDQYDEHPLVRDEYAARILPASGRLAVAAARWRPVRNALFAATEKKIPGLWASMLCRKRYIDERLDVSDAEVVVVLGAGFDTRGCRSRGKQVFEVDLPPNVESKRSRLHEIFGEVPPDVVLVPFDFETQHLATVLAYHGYRAGQRTLFIWEAVTQYLSEDAVRATFDVLAQAPAGSELVFTFVRKDFLDGTAMFGGEAAHREFVVRRRMWKFGLLPDEVAGFLEPYGWTEVEQVGPREFTERYVVPSGRSLPVSEIERTARCVKVAR, from the coding sequence ATGGACACCGCAGTCGCAGGCACCGCCATCGGACCGATGGTCATCGCCGCTGTGGATCAGTACGACGAACACCCGCTCGTGCGGGACGAGTACGCGGCGCGCATCCTGCCCGCTTCCGGGCGGTTGGCGGTGGCTGCCGCGCGCTGGCGGCCGGTGCGCAACGCGCTGTTCGCCGCGACGGAGAAGAAGATTCCTGGCTTGTGGGCGAGCATGTTGTGCCGCAAGCGGTACATCGACGAACGGCTTGACGTCAGTGACGCTGAGGTCGTGGTGGTGCTCGGTGCCGGGTTCGACACGCGCGGCTGCAGGTCCCGCGGCAAGCAGGTGTTCGAGGTCGACCTCCCGCCGAACGTGGAGAGCAAACGGAGCCGGTTGCACGAGATCTTCGGCGAGGTTCCGCCGGACGTTGTCCTGGTTCCCTTCGACTTCGAAACGCAGCACCTCGCGACGGTGCTCGCATACCACGGCTACCGTGCCGGCCAGCGGACGCTGTTCATCTGGGAAGCGGTCACCCAGTACCTGAGCGAGGACGCCGTCCGCGCGACGTTCGATGTTCTCGCACAGGCGCCTGCGGGCAGTGAGCTGGTGTTCACGTTCGTGCGCAAGGACTTCCTCGACGGAACGGCGATGTTCGGTGGAGAGGCGGCACATCGCGAGTTCGTGGTGAGGCGCCGAATGTGGAAGTTCGGGCTGCTGCCGGACGAGGTGGCGGGATTTCTCGAGCCGTACGGGTGGACCGAGGTCGAGCAGGTGGGGCCGCGTGAGTTCACCGAGCGGTACGTCGTGCCCTCGGGGCGCTCGCTGCCGGTGAGCGAGATCGAACGCACCGCGCGCTGCGTCAAGGTCGCCCGTTGA
- the nhaA gene encoding Na+/H+ antiporter NhaA: protein MSEGNARPVRLLDRGSWPETQRIAEILRKETVGGVLLLAGAVLALVWANSPWSDSYEALREVRIGPAALHLDLTLSAWAADGLLAIFFFVAGLEVKREFVAGDLRDPRRAAVPVAAAVGGVVVPALIYTAVNLGDSAALGGWAIPTATDIAFALAVLAVIGHHLPSALRTFLLTLAVVDDLLAIVIIAVFYTRDLSIGPLLLALLPLAVFTVLVQRRVRSWWLLLPLAATTWALVHASGIHATVAGVLLGFAVPVIRKKGSGPGLAEHFEHRFRPISAAVVVPVFAFFAAGVTVGGFGGLVTSLVDPVALGIVLALVFGKTIGITGATYLVSRFTKAELDHDLTWTDVIGLALLGGIGFTVSLLIGDLAFGAGSESDEHAKIAILVGSLLAGMIAAVILRARNRVHRRICAEESVDADHDGIPDVHQREV, encoded by the coding sequence ATGTCTGAGGGCAACGCACGCCCTGTCCGGCTCCTGGATCGAGGGTCATGGCCCGAGACCCAGCGCATCGCGGAAATCCTCCGCAAGGAGACCGTGGGCGGTGTCCTGCTCCTTGCAGGTGCTGTCCTGGCACTCGTATGGGCCAATTCGCCCTGGTCCGACTCGTACGAGGCGTTGCGCGAGGTTCGGATCGGCCCGGCCGCACTACATCTGGACCTCACCCTGTCGGCCTGGGCCGCGGACGGACTGCTGGCAATCTTCTTCTTCGTCGCCGGCCTGGAGGTCAAACGCGAGTTCGTCGCGGGCGATCTACGCGACCCACGCCGTGCGGCGGTCCCGGTCGCCGCCGCCGTCGGCGGGGTCGTCGTACCGGCCTTGATCTACACCGCGGTCAACCTCGGCGACTCCGCCGCGTTGGGCGGATGGGCGATCCCGACCGCCACCGACATCGCGTTCGCGCTGGCGGTGCTCGCGGTCATCGGCCACCACCTGCCCTCCGCACTGCGCACCTTCCTGCTCACCCTGGCGGTTGTGGACGACCTGCTCGCCATCGTGATCATCGCCGTTTTCTACACCCGCGACCTCTCGATCGGCCCGCTGCTGCTGGCGCTGCTGCCCCTGGCCGTGTTCACGGTGCTGGTGCAGCGCAGGGTGCGGTCGTGGTGGCTGCTGCTCCCGTTGGCGGCGACGACCTGGGCACTGGTACACGCCTCCGGGATTCACGCCACCGTCGCCGGTGTGCTGCTCGGGTTCGCCGTTCCGGTGATCCGCAAGAAAGGCAGCGGACCAGGTCTGGCTGAGCACTTCGAGCACCGATTCAGGCCGATCTCGGCCGCAGTGGTGGTTCCGGTGTTCGCGTTCTTCGCAGCCGGTGTCACAGTGGGCGGCTTCGGAGGTCTGGTCACCTCGCTCGTCGACCCTGTCGCGCTGGGCATCGTGCTGGCGCTCGTGTTCGGCAAGACCATCGGCATCACCGGCGCGACCTACCTCGTGTCCCGGTTCACCAAAGCTGAACTCGACCACGACCTCACCTGGACCGACGTCATCGGACTGGCTTTGCTGGGCGGCATCGGGTTCACGGTGTCATTGCTGATCGGTGACCTCGCCTTCGGCGCAGGCAGTGAGAGCGACGAGCACGCCAAGATCGCGATCCTGGTCGGTTCCCTGCTCGCAGGCATGATCGCCGCCGTCATCCTCCGGGCCCGCAACCGGGTCCATCGAAGGATTTGCGCGGAAGAGTCTGTCGATGCGGACCACGACGGCATCCCCGACGTGCACCAGCGCGAGGTCTGA
- a CDS encoding response regulator transcription factor: MDYRVLLVEDDERIRQALGLALGDEGFDVVEAGSGEEALHLLDTGVFDVVLLDLMLPGMDGLVVCKALRSRADLRIIIITARTDTSDVIAGLEAGADDYVTKPLVASELAARIRALLRRRRSDLQSAVYRIGDIEIRPDEGVAQRAGADLRLTKTEFRLFAELAVAEGRVVTREQLLRRVWGYDYYGDTRLLDVHISRLRCKVERDPDAPEVVITVRGSGYRVERNP; this comes from the coding sequence ATGGACTATCGCGTGCTGCTCGTCGAGGACGACGAGCGCATCCGGCAGGCGCTCGGCTTGGCGTTGGGCGATGAGGGGTTCGACGTCGTCGAAGCGGGCTCGGGCGAGGAGGCGCTGCACCTGCTCGACACCGGCGTGTTCGACGTCGTGCTGCTGGACTTGATGTTGCCCGGCATGGACGGCCTGGTCGTCTGCAAAGCGCTGCGATCCCGCGCCGACCTGCGGATCATCATCATCACGGCTCGCACGGACACCTCTGACGTGATCGCCGGGCTGGAGGCAGGGGCCGACGACTACGTCACCAAACCACTCGTCGCGAGCGAGCTGGCAGCCCGGATCCGGGCCTTGCTGCGACGTCGCCGCAGTGATCTGCAGAGCGCCGTGTACCGCATCGGCGACATCGAGATCAGACCCGACGAGGGCGTCGCACAACGGGCCGGCGCCGACCTGCGCCTCACCAAGACGGAGTTCCGACTGTTCGCCGAGCTCGCCGTCGCGGAGGGACGGGTCGTGACGAGGGAACAGCTGTTGCGCCGCGTCTGGGGGTACGACTACTACGGTGACACGAGGCTGCTCGACGTCCACATCAGCAGGCTGCGCTGCAAGGTCGAGCGGGACCCCGACGCTCCCGAAGTGGTGATCACGGTTCGTGGCAGCGGTTACCGGGTGGAACGCAACCCGTGA
- a CDS encoding ABC transporter permease yields the protein MINALATEVLKARRSRVPWVTALAFTVAAAVGGLFMFILQNQDRARSLGLLGTKAALVGGEADWPTYFSFLAQTTAVGGMLVFGLVLVWLFGREFSQNTVKDLLALPTARTTIVAAKFVMALVWCLILSVQLVLLGLLIGTVLGLPGWTADVVVSGVAMIAAVAVMTVLLATPIALAASVGRGYLPGVGVMMTAVFCAQVVAALGYGQYFPWSVPALFSGLAGADRVSPGPLGVLLVVLVGTAGVAATALWWRNADQDR from the coding sequence GTGATCAACGCACTGGCGACCGAGGTGCTCAAGGCGCGCCGGTCCCGTGTGCCGTGGGTGACCGCACTCGCGTTCACCGTCGCCGCGGCGGTGGGCGGGCTGTTCATGTTCATCCTGCAGAACCAGGACCGTGCTCGGTCCCTCGGCTTGCTCGGTACCAAGGCGGCACTGGTCGGTGGTGAGGCGGACTGGCCGACGTACTTCTCCTTCCTCGCCCAGACCACAGCGGTGGGCGGCATGCTGGTGTTCGGGCTGGTCCTGGTGTGGCTGTTCGGCCGCGAGTTCAGCCAGAACACCGTCAAGGACCTGCTGGCGCTGCCCACCGCGCGCACCACCATCGTCGCGGCGAAGTTCGTCATGGCGCTGGTGTGGTGCCTGATCCTGTCCGTGCAGCTGGTGCTGCTCGGTCTCCTGATCGGCACGGTGCTCGGACTGCCGGGCTGGACCGCGGACGTGGTGGTCTCCGGCGTGGCGATGATCGCGGCGGTTGCGGTGATGACGGTGCTGCTCGCCACGCCGATCGCGCTCGCGGCCAGTGTCGGCAGGGGCTATCTGCCGGGTGTCGGCGTGATGATGACGGCGGTGTTCTGCGCGCAGGTCGTCGCCGCGCTCGGCTACGGCCAGTACTTCCCGTGGTCGGTACCGGCGTTGTTCAGCGGACTGGCCGGTGCGGACCGGGTGTCGCCCGGCCCGCTCGGCGTGCTGCTGGTGGTGCTGGTCGGAACGGCGGGAGTGGCGGCGACCGCGCTGTGGTGGCGCAACGCCGATCAAGACCGGTGA
- a CDS encoding glycosyltransferase: MKALLVTHGTRGDVQPLLALAVALKKAGHEALLAAPKSFATSVRAQDVEFAALDNGPNRLLEDPLMAEAIEGGYRGVRGKITALAAIRRIKPLMADVLRDVGAVARSSGADVVVHTPSVPAQHAAEALGVPAVLAALQPGWVPTSEFPCPMVPLPRLPRFLNRATYLTVSATLRAYSGVVNAWRTDDLGLPRGQGPRHALVLQAFSSLVTPVDPTWQDSVRTTGFWYLPRVTTWTPDAALKAFLEAGPAPVYVGFGSMAGRDAQRTGDIVAEAVRAAGVRAIVATGWGGLAARSSDDLLVIDQAPHDWLFGKVAAVVHHGGGGTTAAALAAGVPQVVCPFVADQPHWAQRMHAVGVAPQPLLHKKLTVASLAEAITHTASDPAIRRRAVELGEQVRSQDGVGVAVRELERIRNGRC; encoded by the coding sequence ATGAAGGCGTTGCTGGTCACCCACGGCACACGCGGAGACGTGCAACCGTTGTTGGCGTTGGCGGTGGCGCTCAAGAAAGCGGGCCACGAGGCACTGCTGGCCGCACCGAAGTCGTTCGCCACCAGCGTGCGGGCGCAGGACGTCGAGTTCGCGGCGCTGGACAACGGCCCCAACAGGTTGCTCGAAGATCCGCTGATGGCGGAGGCGATCGAGGGCGGGTACCGCGGCGTCCGCGGCAAGATCACCGCCCTGGCGGCCATCAGGCGCATCAAGCCGTTGATGGCCGATGTGCTGCGCGATGTCGGCGCCGTCGCGCGATCCAGCGGCGCGGACGTCGTGGTGCACACGCCGAGCGTGCCCGCACAGCACGCGGCGGAGGCGCTCGGCGTTCCCGCCGTCCTCGCCGCGCTGCAACCAGGCTGGGTACCGACGTCGGAGTTCCCCTGCCCGATGGTGCCGCTGCCCCGGCTGCCCCGGTTCCTCAACCGGGCCACCTACCTGACGGTGTCGGCGACCCTGCGCGCCTACTCCGGCGTCGTCAACGCCTGGCGCACCGACGACCTAGGCCTGCCACGCGGTCAGGGCCCCCGACATGCCCTCGTGCTGCAGGCGTTCAGCTCTCTCGTCACACCAGTGGACCCCACGTGGCAGGACTCGGTGCGCACCACCGGTTTCTGGTACCTGCCGCGTGTCACGACCTGGACACCCGACGCCGCTCTGAAGGCGTTCCTGGAGGCCGGTCCAGCGCCTGTGTACGTCGGGTTCGGCAGCATGGCCGGGCGGGATGCTCAGCGCACCGGCGACATCGTCGCCGAGGCCGTCCGGGCGGCGGGAGTGCGGGCGATCGTCGCGACCGGATGGGGAGGCCTGGCCGCGCGCTCGTCGGACGACCTCCTCGTCATCGATCAGGCGCCGCATGACTGGTTGTTCGGCAAGGTGGCGGCGGTTGTGCACCACGGCGGTGGAGGGACGACCGCTGCGGCGCTAGCCGCAGGTGTACCGCAGGTCGTCTGTCCGTTCGTCGCCGATCAACCCCACTGGGCGCAGCGGATGCACGCCGTCGGCGTTGCCCCGCAACCACTGCTCCACAAGAAGCTGACCGTCGCCTCGCTCGCCGAAGCGATCACGCACACCGCGAGCGATCCCGCGATCCGGCGGCGCGCCGTCGAACTGGGCGAGCAAGTCCGCTCGCAGGACGGTGTCGGTGTCGCGGTTCGCGAGCTGGAGAGGATCCGCAATGGACGTTGCTGA
- a CDS encoding YidH family protein, with protein MTAPPPDHEPDYRFTLANERTFLAWIRTALGLLAAGIAVRQFVPPFTVTGATSVLALACITLAATVAATSFPRWRRAQQAMRAGAPLPTSPMVAVLAAGVLMLAVLAAVLVIVG; from the coding sequence ATGACGGCCCCACCACCGGACCACGAGCCCGACTACCGGTTCACGCTCGCCAACGAACGCACCTTCCTGGCCTGGATCCGCACGGCACTGGGACTGCTCGCCGCCGGTATCGCGGTACGCCAGTTCGTGCCGCCGTTCACCGTGACCGGAGCCACGTCCGTGCTTGCGCTGGCCTGCATCACCTTGGCCGCGACCGTGGCGGCCACCAGCTTCCCCCGGTGGCGCCGCGCACAGCAGGCCATGCGTGCCGGGGCCCCGCTGCCGACCAGCCCCATGGTCGCGGTGCTCGCAGCCGGAGTGTTGATGCTCGCCGTGCTCGCCGCAGTCCTGGTGATCGTCGGGTGA
- a CDS encoding ATP-binding protein, whose amino-acid sequence MADDRCRLRNALGGVDEDRVHDAVLIMTELVENAYRHAGGPRRLCVQLVRESGVIRVEVEDRSPMRLPVLGRHGHTDSDGAGLLIVNRLSTRWGFRRRDAVKTVWAEVSACRTSELDALGVTSPAEQIAVGVSREAPCVL is encoded by the coding sequence GTGGCCGATGACCGGTGCAGACTTCGCAACGCGCTCGGCGGGGTGGACGAGGACCGTGTCCACGACGCCGTGCTGATCATGACTGAGCTGGTGGAGAACGCATACCGCCACGCCGGCGGTCCACGTCGCTTGTGCGTGCAGCTGGTGCGGGAGTCTGGTGTGATCAGGGTCGAGGTCGAGGACCGGAGCCCGATGCGCCTCCCGGTACTGGGGCGACATGGCCACACGGATTCCGATGGTGCGGGACTGCTGATCGTCAACCGCCTGTCAACCAGGTGGGGCTTCCGGCGGCGCGATGCCGTCAAAACCGTGTGGGCGGAGGTCTCAGCGTGCCGGACCTCTGAACTCGATGCCCTGGGAGTGACCTCACCCGCCGAGCAGATCGCGGTGGGAGTCAGCCGAGAGGCGCCGTGCGTGCTGTAG